In a single window of the Streptomyces cinnabarinus genome:
- a CDS encoding DUF6114 domain-containing protein has protein sequence MLSMSRTGFRRWRGERPFWGGLLLALGGAEILFTEKASMKVVLHLGMQGLAGYLLPTLMLLLGLLILFNPTQRLFYSITGLLLSLGTWLTSNLGGFFLGLLLGATGSCLAFGWLPDQEPRRGRRQRRRAAQREAGEPA, from the coding sequence ATGCTGTCGATGTCCCGCACGGGCTTCCGCCGCTGGCGGGGCGAGCGGCCGTTCTGGGGCGGGCTGCTGCTCGCCCTGGGCGGCGCGGAGATCCTGTTCACCGAGAAGGCGTCCATGAAGGTCGTCCTGCACCTGGGGATGCAGGGCCTGGCCGGATATCTCCTGCCGACCCTGATGCTGCTGCTGGGTCTGCTGATCCTCTTCAACCCCACCCAGCGCCTGTTCTACTCGATCACCGGGCTGCTGCTCTCCCTGGGCACCTGGCTCACCTCGAACCTCGGCGGCTTCTTCCTCGGCCTGCTCCTCGGCGCCACGGGAAGTTGTCTCGCCTTCGGCTGGCTCCCCGATCAGGAGCCGCGCCGCGGCCGCCGGCAACGTCGGCGCGCGGCGCAGCGGGAGGCGGGGGAGCCCGCCTGA
- a CDS encoding DUF6230 family protein gives MESGTSSRPGRVRARRAAVLAVPATLTLAGLAVLTAQGALGVQFAISGMPFTVTATELNGTGFEQFGGLDNMAPGSPNEGDTGGQVLVVTSVIKDATLTRLCQSVDLGGVNLLITAGSGAEKVTASDLTTDSTELSGDAAFSNIEIGNDASTLTKGGVQGPKGVFSQQADTVRIADLRQTNYATTAGVFKLPGLKLRFSESGC, from the coding sequence ATGGAAAGCGGTACCAGCAGCAGACCGGGGCGCGTCCGCGCCCGGCGCGCCGCCGTACTGGCGGTCCCCGCCACCCTCACCCTCGCCGGGCTCGCCGTGCTCACCGCCCAGGGCGCGCTGGGTGTGCAGTTCGCGATCTCCGGGATGCCGTTCACGGTGACCGCCACCGAGCTGAACGGCACCGGCTTCGAGCAGTTCGGCGGCCTGGACAACATGGCTCCGGGCAGCCCCAACGAGGGCGACACCGGAGGCCAGGTGCTGGTCGTCACCTCCGTGATCAAGGACGCGACGCTCACCAGGCTCTGCCAGAGCGTCGACCTCGGCGGCGTCAATCTGCTCATCACCGCGGGCAGCGGCGCGGAGAAGGTGACCGCGAGCGATCTGACCACCGACTCCACCGAGCTGTCCGGTGACGCCGCCTTCTCCAACATCGAGATCGGCAACGACGCCAGCACCCTCACCAAAGGCGGGGTGCAGGGCCCCAAGGGCGTCTTCAGCCAGCAGGCCGACACCGTGCGCATCGCCGATCTGCGGCAGACCAACTACGCCACGACGGCCGGGGTGTTCAAGCTGCCGGGCCTCAAGCTCCGCTTCAGCGAGTCGGGTTGCTGA
- a CDS encoding Tat pathway signal sequence domain protein, producing MRTRTLLTLICTAAACALPLAGPASAADTPVLTKGSAGGTPVAVGDVLTAPLASGTTATLYSSATGTSGVSCTSSQFTATVMDNPAAPGTATESLGAHTFDSASCTSNVLGVLGVSSITVDNLPYGTTVTSDGTVTVTPAGGSTVRTTVKLRTLLGAITCVYQAPSLTGTASNDDNSINFTAQQFTKTSGSSLCFANGYFTAKYAPVTDGGELVFVN from the coding sequence ATGCGCACTCGCACCCTGCTCACCCTCATCTGCACCGCCGCCGCCTGCGCGCTTCCCCTCGCCGGCCCCGCCTCGGCCGCCGACACCCCGGTCCTCACCAAGGGCAGCGCCGGCGGTACACCCGTCGCCGTCGGGGACGTCCTGACCGCACCGCTGGCCAGTGGCACCACCGCCACCCTCTACTCCAGCGCGACCGGCACCAGCGGTGTCTCCTGCACGTCCTCGCAGTTCACCGCCACTGTCATGGACAACCCGGCCGCTCCCGGTACCGCGACCGAGTCGCTCGGCGCGCACACCTTCGACAGCGCGAGCTGCACCAGCAACGTCCTCGGAGTGCTCGGCGTCAGCAGCATCACCGTCGACAACCTGCCCTACGGCACCACCGTGACCTCCGACGGCACCGTCACGGTGACCCCGGCGGGCGGATCCACCGTCCGGACCACCGTCAAACTGCGCACGCTGCTGGGCGCCATCACCTGCGTCTACCAGGCGCCGAGCCTGACCGGCACGGCGAGCAACGACGACAACAGCATCAACTTCACGGCCCAGCAGTTCACGAAGACGTCCGGCTCCTCGCTCTGCTTCGCGAACGGCTACTTCACCGCCAAGTACGCCCCGGTGACCGACGGCGGCGAGCTCGTCTTCGTCAACTGA
- a CDS encoding lytic polysaccharide monooxygenase auxiliary activity family 9 protein, producing the protein MTRTRARLATAVAAPVLLALWGATPAAAHGAPTDPVSRVMACSPEGGADARSAACRAAVAANGTPFTAWDNLRIANVNGRDRQIVPDGELCSGGLPAYKGLDLARADWPSTRLNPGAALTMRYVSTIPHTGTFRLYLTEQGYDPTGPLSWSDLPEQPFAEVRDPALTDGAYRIRATLPKDRTGRHVLYTVWQNSSTPDTYYSCSDVVFPERETAPTRKPESTRKPSAGETTKKPETTAPAATTESPEVARSPDSSPVAQRRTAATTSAPDSGPSAPLLAGGAAAVLLLTGGATLAVRLRRR; encoded by the coding sequence ATGACCCGGACCCGCGCCCGGCTCGCCACCGCCGTCGCGGCCCCTGTGCTGCTCGCCCTGTGGGGCGCGACCCCGGCCGCCGCGCACGGCGCGCCGACGGATCCGGTCAGCCGGGTGATGGCCTGCTCCCCCGAGGGCGGCGCGGACGCCCGCTCGGCGGCCTGCCGCGCGGCCGTCGCCGCGAACGGCACGCCCTTCACCGCCTGGGACAACCTGCGCATCGCGAACGTGAACGGACGGGACCGGCAGATCGTCCCCGACGGAGAGCTGTGCAGCGGCGGCCTGCCCGCCTACAAGGGCCTGGACCTGGCCCGCGCCGACTGGCCGTCGACCCGCCTGAACCCCGGTGCCGCGCTGACCATGCGGTACGTCTCGACGATCCCGCACACCGGCACGTTCCGGCTCTACCTCACCGAGCAGGGCTACGACCCCACCGGTCCGCTCTCCTGGTCCGACCTCCCGGAACAGCCCTTCGCCGAGGTCCGCGACCCGGCGCTGACGGACGGCGCCTACCGCATCCGCGCGACCCTGCCGAAGGACCGGACGGGCCGTCATGTGCTGTACACGGTGTGGCAGAACAGCAGCACTCCGGACACGTACTACTCGTGCTCGGACGTGGTGTTCCCGGAGCGGGAGACGGCGCCGACGCGAAAGCCGGAGAGCACGAGGAAGCCGTCGGCCGGGGAGACCACGAAGAAGCCGGAGACCACGGCGCCCGCGGCGACCACGGAGAGCCCCGAGGTCGCCAGGAGCCCCGACAGTTCCCCGGTCGCGCAACGCCGTACCGCGGCCACGACGTCCGCACCGGACTCCGGCCCCTCGGCCCCGCTGCTCGCGGGCGGCGCCGCCGCGGTGCTTCTCCTCACCGGGGGCGCCACCCTGGCCGTACGCCTGCGTCGGAGGTGA
- a CDS encoding S8 family peptidase, which yields MRTSPPVRRKLISVAAVSAALFTAATATVAVAQDSATTKDAPTARTEAAPGAPAERLIVGYKSGAAEAKSNKAADADAAAKGKEAGESLDFQRRLGTGAALVDLGEDLTKADVADVVAEYQADPQVAYVVPDRLNKPLATPNDTEYGKQWDLFETTAGMNVPGAWDVATGTGVTVAVIDTGYVTHSDLAANIVGGYDFISDTTVAGDGNGRDSNPADVGDWTAANQCASGDPAYDSSWHGTHVAGTIAGVTNNGKGVAGIAYGAKVSPLRVLGKCGGYDSDIIDAITWASGGTVSGVPANTNVAKVINMSLGGGGTCSTATQNAINGAVNRGTTVVVAAGNSNANAANYSPASCANVISVAAADRQGNRASYSNYGTVVDIAAPGGETATTANGILSTLNSGAQGPGAESYEYYQGTSMAAPHIAGLAALMKSANSELTPAQIESAIKTNSRALAGTCSGGCGAGLADATKTVQAVSGSGGGSTGGTTFTSTSAVSIPDAGSAIESPITVSGRTGNAPSALQVGVDITHTWRGDLVIDLVAPDGSTYRLKSASSSDSADNVIATYTVNASSEVANGTWKLRVQDTAAQDTGRINSWKLTF from the coding sequence TTGCGTACCTCTCCCCCCGTGCGACGGAAGCTGATATCCGTCGCCGCGGTCTCCGCCGCGCTGTTCACGGCCGCTACCGCCACGGTGGCCGTCGCCCAGGACTCCGCCACCACCAAGGACGCCCCCACCGCCCGTACCGAGGCGGCCCCCGGCGCCCCGGCCGAGCGCCTCATCGTCGGCTACAAGTCCGGCGCCGCCGAGGCGAAGTCGAACAAGGCCGCCGACGCGGACGCCGCCGCCAAGGGCAAGGAGGCCGGCGAGTCGCTGGACTTCCAGCGCCGCCTCGGCACCGGCGCCGCCCTCGTCGACCTCGGCGAGGACCTCACCAAGGCCGATGTCGCCGACGTCGTCGCCGAGTACCAGGCCGACCCGCAGGTCGCCTACGTCGTACCGGACCGGCTGAACAAGCCGCTGGCCACGCCGAATGACACCGAGTACGGCAAGCAGTGGGACCTGTTCGAGACCACCGCGGGCATGAACGTGCCGGGTGCCTGGGACGTCGCCACCGGCACCGGAGTCACCGTCGCCGTCATCGACACCGGCTATGTCACCCACTCCGACCTCGCCGCGAACATCGTCGGCGGCTACGACTTCATCTCGGACACCACCGTCGCGGGCGACGGCAACGGCCGGGACAGCAACCCGGCCGACGTGGGCGACTGGACCGCCGCCAACCAGTGCGCCTCCGGTGACCCGGCCTACGACTCCTCCTGGCACGGCACGCACGTGGCCGGCACGATCGCCGGTGTCACCAACAACGGCAAGGGCGTCGCCGGTATCGCCTACGGCGCGAAGGTCTCCCCGCTGCGCGTGCTCGGCAAGTGCGGCGGCTACGACTCCGACATCATCGACGCCATCACCTGGGCATCCGGCGGCACCGTCTCCGGTGTTCCGGCCAACACCAACGTCGCCAAGGTCATCAACATGAGCCTCGGTGGCGGCGGCACCTGCTCCACCGCGACCCAGAACGCGATCAACGGCGCCGTGAACCGCGGCACCACCGTCGTCGTCGCGGCGGGCAACAGCAACGCCAACGCGGCCAACTACTCGCCGGCCAGCTGCGCCAACGTGATCAGCGTCGCGGCCGCCGACCGGCAGGGCAACCGCGCCTCCTACTCCAACTACGGCACCGTCGTCGACATCGCCGCCCCCGGCGGTGAGACCGCCACCACCGCCAACGGCATCCTGTCCACGCTGAACTCCGGCGCGCAGGGTCCGGGCGCGGAGAGCTACGAGTACTACCAGGGCACCAGCATGGCCGCCCCGCACATCGCGGGTCTCGCCGCGCTGATGAAGTCGGCGAACTCCGAGCTGACCCCGGCCCAGATCGAGTCCGCGATCAAGACCAACTCGCGGGCTCTGGCCGGTACTTGCTCCGGTGGCTGCGGCGCGGGCCTGGCGGACGCGACCAAGACGGTGCAGGCGGTGAGCGGCTCCGGCGGCGGCTCCACGGGGGGCACCACCTTCACCAGCACCTCGGCCGTCTCCATCCCGGACGCCGGCTCCGCGATCGAGTCCCCGATCACGGTCTCCGGCCGCACCGGCAACGCCCCCTCGGCGCTCCAGGTCGGCGTGGACATCACCCACACCTGGCGCGGTGACCTGGTCATCGACCTGGTGGCGCCGGACGGTTCGACGTACCGCCTGAAGTCCGCCAGCTCCTCGGACTCCGCGGACAACGTCATCGCCACCTACACGGTGAACGCCTCCAGCGAGGTCGCGAACGGCACCTGGAAGCTGCGGGTGCAGGACACGGCGGCGCAGGACACGGGTCGGATCAACAGCTGGAAGCTGACCTTCTGA
- a CDS encoding NAD(P)H-binding protein codes for MILLTGATGTVGGLVARRLRGTVPLRLLTRRPERAADLAGPQVEVVGGDFDDPGSLRRALTGVTSALLVTANPLTHAHDEHFLAAARAGGLRHVVKLSALAVTDLDATDLITTWQRDNEQLVTDSGLLWTHLRPRAFMSNTLGWAISIRAEGVVRAACGTAVNATVDPQDIADVAALTLLAPEAHAGRAYPLTGPEAISPVDQTKILGELLERPLAFDELSEEEARRRLLVRYPAPIAEALAESASRGRAGAKSEVDPTVAELLGRPAGDYRRWALGHLAAFRGDGT; via the coding sequence ATGATCCTGCTCACCGGGGCGACCGGCACGGTCGGCGGGCTGGTCGCGCGCCGCCTGCGCGGCACCGTTCCCCTGCGGCTGCTGACCCGCCGCCCGGAGCGGGCCGCGGACCTCGCCGGGCCGCAAGTCGAGGTGGTGGGCGGCGACTTCGACGATCCGGGGAGTCTGCGGCGGGCGCTGACGGGTGTGACGTCTGCACTGCTGGTCACCGCGAACCCGCTGACGCACGCCCATGACGAGCACTTCCTGGCGGCGGCGCGCGCCGGCGGGCTCCGGCATGTGGTGAAGCTGTCGGCGCTCGCGGTCACCGACCTCGACGCCACCGACCTGATCACGACCTGGCAGCGCGACAACGAGCAACTCGTCACTGACTCCGGCCTGTTGTGGACGCATCTGCGGCCGCGCGCGTTCATGTCCAACACGCTCGGCTGGGCCATCTCCATCCGCGCGGAGGGCGTGGTGCGGGCCGCGTGCGGTACAGCGGTCAACGCCACCGTCGATCCCCAGGACATCGCGGACGTGGCGGCGCTGACGCTGCTGGCACCCGAGGCGCACGCCGGGCGGGCGTACCCGCTCACCGGCCCGGAGGCGATCAGCCCCGTGGACCAGACGAAGATCCTCGGCGAACTGCTGGAACGGCCCTTGGCGTTCGACGAGTTGAGCGAGGAAGAAGCCCGGCGGCGGCTGCTCGTACGCTATCCGGCACCGATCGCCGAGGCGCTCGCGGAGAGCGCGTCCCGGGGCCGGGCCGGGGCGAAGTCGGAGGTGGACCCCACCGTCGCAGAACTGCTGGGGCGGCCCGCCGGGGACTACCGGCGGTGGGCGCTCGGTCATCTGGCCGCGTTCCGCGGCGACGGGACATGA
- a CDS encoding ScbR family autoregulator-binding transcription factor, whose amino-acid sequence MAKQERAIRTRRAILEAAGAVFDEHGYASTTISMVLERAEVTKGALYFHFPSKESLAQAVLDEQVPFGAVPPQPCKLQEIVDMSFVYGRRLLSNPLLQGSVRLTVDQATPPGVDHSGPFRQWADHVIDLLEEADKQGELLPTVVARDTVELLVGSFAGIQLMSRALTGREDLGHRISVLWAHVLPSIAVPGLLGRLDTAPDRGARILAALGEDGELVRRDEP is encoded by the coding sequence ATGGCGAAGCAGGAACGCGCCATCAGGACGCGCAGAGCGATCCTGGAAGCCGCGGGTGCGGTGTTCGACGAGCACGGCTACGCCTCCACGACGATCTCCATGGTGCTGGAGCGGGCCGAGGTCACCAAGGGCGCCCTGTACTTCCACTTCCCTTCCAAGGAGTCCCTCGCCCAGGCGGTGCTGGACGAGCAGGTGCCGTTCGGCGCGGTGCCGCCGCAGCCGTGCAAGCTCCAGGAGATCGTGGACATGAGCTTCGTCTACGGCCGGCGCCTGCTGAGCAACCCGCTGCTGCAGGGCAGTGTGCGACTGACCGTGGACCAGGCCACGCCTCCCGGGGTCGACCACTCCGGGCCCTTCCGGCAGTGGGCCGACCATGTGATCGACCTGCTGGAAGAGGCCGACAAGCAGGGCGAGTTGCTGCCCACAGTCGTGGCCAGGGACACCGTGGAGCTGCTGGTCGGGTCCTTCGCCGGCATTCAGCTGATGTCCCGGGCGCTGACCGGCCGGGAGGATCTCGGCCACCGCATCTCGGTGCTGTGGGCGCACGTCCTGCCGAGCATCGCGGTGCCGGGGCTGCTGGGCCGGCTCGACACCGCCCCGGACCGGGGCGCGCGGATCCTCGCCGCGCTCGGCGAGGACGGGGAGCTGGTGCGGAGGGACGAGCCATGA
- a CDS encoding ScbA/BarX family gamma-butyrolactone biosynthesis protein — protein MPELPQLVDFPTASDALTAAVPRQLVHRAAFAETLLTGWRRIGTDQFRVAAQWPRAHPLHVSSDRTAYEPLLVTETVRQGGTLLAHTEYDVPLDHRFVLQELRVSTRPEHLAVGPAPAEPVVDITIFDVRRRAGRVVAFHLTATVTIENTQVASAFFAASWTSEPVYRRLRGGRTAANVQALDPPPGVPPALVERTVPADVVLARPDRPGRWQLRVDTAHPVFFDHPLDHVPGMLLLEAAGQAARVTGGGRRAPISFHATFDRYAELDQPTWIEAEPGPDDQLQVIGVQGDSAVFACRVGTVAQ, from the coding sequence ATGCCTGAATTGCCGCAACTCGTCGATTTCCCTACGGCGTCCGACGCCCTCACCGCCGCCGTGCCCCGCCAGTTGGTGCATCGCGCGGCCTTCGCCGAGACCCTCCTCACCGGCTGGCGGCGGATCGGAACCGACCAGTTCAGGGTAGCCGCGCAATGGCCGCGAGCCCATCCGCTGCACGTTTCGAGCGACCGTACCGCATACGAGCCGCTGCTCGTCACCGAAACCGTCCGCCAGGGCGGCACGCTCCTCGCCCACACCGAGTACGACGTGCCGCTGGACCACCGGTTCGTGTTGCAGGAACTGCGTGTCAGTACCCGGCCCGAACACCTCGCCGTGGGTCCGGCACCCGCCGAACCGGTCGTCGACATCACGATCTTCGACGTCCGGCGCCGCGCCGGACGCGTGGTCGCCTTCCACCTCACCGCGACCGTGACCATCGAGAACACGCAGGTCGCGAGCGCGTTCTTCGCCGCCTCCTGGACCAGCGAACCGGTCTACCGCAGACTGCGCGGCGGCCGAACGGCCGCCAACGTCCAGGCACTTGACCCACCGCCCGGAGTGCCGCCCGCCCTGGTGGAGCGCACGGTCCCCGCCGATGTCGTCCTGGCCCGGCCGGACCGTCCGGGGCGCTGGCAGTTGCGCGTGGATACCGCGCATCCCGTTTTTTTCGACCACCCCCTGGATCATGTCCCCGGCATGCTGCTCCTGGAGGCGGCCGGTCAGGCGGCCCGGGTGACAGGAGGCGGGCGGCGCGCCCCCATATCCTTCCACGCGACCTTCGACCGGTATGCGGAGCTGGATCAGCCCACGTGGATCGAGGCGGAGCCCGGTCCGGACGATCAGCTCCAAGTCATCGGTGTGCAAGGGGATTCAGCAGTCTTCGCATGCCGGGTGGGCACGGTCGCGCAGTGA
- a CDS encoding ScbR family autoregulator-binding transcription factor — protein sequence MARQLRAEQTRATIITAAADLFDRRGYESTSLSDIVEHAQVTKGALYFHFAAKEDLAHAIMELQSQASRQIAGEMDARGYSSLEALMRTTFGITRMSVEGPIPRAGLRLATGPVAVKAPMQHPFSEWLEIASRKLLGAVKESDVHPDVDIDAAAHSLVCFFVGTRTVGRSVEPVARQPRRVAEMWALLIRGMVPVPRRPRYLTLATQLEREARGV from the coding sequence ATGGCGAGGCAGTTACGCGCAGAGCAGACCCGCGCGACGATCATCACCGCTGCCGCTGACCTGTTCGATCGTCGTGGCTACGAATCGACCAGTCTGAGCGACATCGTCGAGCACGCCCAAGTCACCAAGGGCGCCCTGTACTTCCACTTCGCGGCGAAGGAAGACCTCGCGCACGCGATCATGGAGCTCCAGTCGCAGGCCTCCCGCCAGATCGCCGGAGAGATGGACGCCCGCGGCTACTCCTCCCTGGAAGCGCTGATGCGCACCACTTTCGGCATAACCCGGATGTCGGTCGAGGGACCGATCCCGCGGGCCGGGCTCCGGCTCGCCACCGGCCCGGTCGCCGTCAAGGCGCCGATGCAGCACCCGTTCTCGGAGTGGCTGGAGATCGCCTCCCGCAAACTCCTCGGCGCGGTCAAGGAGTCGGACGTCCATCCGGATGTCGACATCGACGCCGCGGCCCACTCCCTCGTCTGCTTCTTCGTCGGCACCCGCACGGTCGGCCGCTCCGTCGAACCGGTCGCCCGGCAGCCCCGCCGGGTCGCCGAGATGTGGGCCCTGCTCATCCGCGGCATGGTCCCGGTGCCCCGCCGTCCCCGCTACCTCACCCTCGCCACCCAGCTGGAGCGGGAGGCCAGAGGCGTCTGA
- a CDS encoding damage-control phosphatase ARMT1 family protein, producing MDDTPPVILGDEPGSFPYAVLTERHPAIIEQVRTALPYGPDRQAALDALLHDCTKGVIEPLPADAHDRDRWREWGTDTYAGRPWADVPWLWSENYFYRRLLGAVGYFTPGTWQGVDPFRPAKLAELDSPETDEELSALDGLAALSPDERDRALLHGSLWGNRADLGFRLSAADGTDPSGTPPLVADDSAALRSLLRRAPLLCLIADNAGRELIPDLLLIAHLLGQGRLERAVLHVKPHPYFVSDATPADVLDALHRLRAAPGAARAYGDTLWTALTDGRLTVRAHPFSCAPLPYERMPGDLREELARATLTILKGDLNYRRLVGDRRWPPTTAFADVTAWFPGPVAALRTLKSEVITGLDAGTEAALTAAEGQRWRTSGGHGLIQVRR from the coding sequence ATGGACGACACCCCGCCCGTGATCCTCGGCGACGAACCCGGCAGCTTCCCCTACGCCGTCCTCACCGAGCGCCACCCCGCCATCATCGAGCAGGTCCGCACGGCGCTCCCGTACGGCCCCGACCGGCAGGCCGCGCTCGACGCGCTGCTGCACGACTGCACCAAGGGCGTGATCGAGCCGCTCCCCGCCGACGCCCACGACCGGGACCGCTGGCGGGAATGGGGCACCGACACCTACGCGGGCCGCCCCTGGGCCGACGTACCGTGGCTGTGGTCGGAGAACTACTTCTACCGCCGACTCCTCGGCGCCGTCGGCTACTTCACCCCCGGCACCTGGCAGGGCGTCGACCCCTTCCGCCCCGCCAAGCTGGCCGAGCTGGACTCCCCGGAGACGGACGAGGAACTGTCCGCGCTGGACGGTCTCGCCGCACTCTCCCCCGACGAGCGGGACCGGGCCCTGCTGCACGGCTCGCTGTGGGGCAACCGCGCCGACCTCGGCTTCCGGCTGTCCGCCGCCGACGGTACCGACCCTTCCGGCACCCCGCCCCTGGTCGCCGACGACAGCGCGGCCCTGAGGTCCCTGCTGCGGAGGGCTCCGCTTCTGTGCCTGATCGCCGACAACGCCGGCCGCGAACTCATCCCCGACCTCCTCCTGATCGCCCACCTGCTCGGCCAGGGGCGCCTGGAGCGGGCCGTCCTGCACGTCAAACCGCACCCGTACTTCGTCTCCGACGCCACCCCCGCCGACGTACTCGACGCCCTGCACAGGCTCAGGGCGGCACCGGGCGCGGCGCGGGCGTACGGCGACACCCTGTGGACGGCGCTGACCGACGGGCGGCTCACGGTCCGCGCCCACCCCTTCTCCTGCGCGCCCCTGCCGTACGAGCGGATGCCCGGCGACCTCCGCGAGGAGCTGGCGCGGGCCACGCTGACGATCCTCAAGGGCGATCTCAACTACCGCCGTCTGGTGGGGGACCGCAGATGGCCGCCGACCACCGCCTTCGCGGACGTCACCGCCTGGTTCCCCGGGCCCGTCGCCGCGCTGCGCACCCTGAAGTCCGAGGTGATCACCGGCCTCGACGCCGGGACGGAGGCCGCCCTGACCGCCGCCGAGGGACAGCGCTGGCGCACGAGTGGCGGCCACGGCCTGATCCAGGTTCGCCGCTGA
- a CDS encoding cytochrome P450, whose amino-acid sequence MTVRPSPPVPDVFDPRQYATGVPYASYRVLRDHHPVAWQDEPEVLGWPAGPGFWAVTRHADVVRVLKDPLTYSSHLGATQIRDPDPADLPFIRRMMLNQDPPGHGRLRRLVSRAFTPGRVDRFTALAEKRAQSLFAGALETAREQDGTVDLVTAVTDDYALLNLADLLGVPERDRGLLLHWTQRVIGYQDPDESGPPVLDGAGKPVNPRSPALLRDMFDYAGELAVYKRRYPADDVLTILAHDAELTGPELEMFFFLLTVAGNDTVRGAAPGGLLALAEHPQSYERLRAGDIELGPAVDELLRWHPPVLSFRRTADCDTELAGRRIRAGDKVVVFHASANRDERVFAAPDRLDLTRTPNPHVSFGDGPHVCLGAHFARLQLRVLYREALRTLPVLRGAGPPVRLVSNFINGIKSLPVEVT is encoded by the coding sequence GTGACCGTCCGGCCCTCCCCGCCCGTCCCCGATGTCTTCGATCCCCGGCAGTACGCCACCGGTGTCCCCTACGCCTCCTATCGCGTCCTGCGCGACCACCACCCGGTGGCCTGGCAGGACGAGCCCGAGGTGCTGGGCTGGCCGGCCGGCCCGGGGTTCTGGGCGGTGACCCGGCACGCGGACGTGGTCCGGGTGCTGAAGGACCCGCTGACGTACTCCTCCCATCTCGGCGCCACCCAGATCCGGGATCCCGACCCGGCGGACCTGCCGTTCATCCGGCGGATGATGCTCAATCAGGATCCGCCGGGACACGGCAGGTTGCGGCGCCTCGTGAGCCGGGCCTTCACCCCGGGCCGGGTCGACCGGTTCACCGCGCTCGCCGAGAAGCGTGCCCAGAGCCTGTTCGCGGGGGCCCTGGAGACGGCCCGGGAGCAGGACGGCACCGTCGACCTCGTCACCGCCGTGACCGATGACTACGCCCTGCTCAATCTGGCCGATCTGCTGGGCGTCCCCGAGCGGGACCGCGGGCTGCTGCTGCACTGGACGCAGCGGGTCATCGGGTACCAGGACCCCGACGAGTCCGGACCGCCGGTGCTGGACGGGGCAGGGAAACCGGTCAATCCGCGGTCCCCGGCGCTGCTGCGGGACATGTTCGACTACGCCGGCGAACTGGCCGTGTACAAGCGCCGGTACCCGGCGGACGACGTGCTGACCATCCTCGCGCACGACGCCGAACTCACCGGCCCCGAGCTGGAGATGTTCTTCTTCCTGCTCACCGTCGCCGGGAACGACACCGTGCGCGGCGCGGCCCCGGGCGGACTGCTGGCGCTGGCCGAGCACCCTCAGTCGTACGAGCGGCTGCGTGCGGGGGACATCGAACTCGGCCCGGCCGTCGACGAGTTGCTGCGCTGGCATCCGCCGGTGCTGAGCTTCCGCCGTACCGCCGACTGCGACACCGAGCTGGCCGGGCGGCGGATCCGGGCCGGGGACAAGGTCGTGGTCTTCCATGCCTCAGCAAACCGGGACGAGCGGGTCTTCGCTGCCCCGGACCGGCTGGACCTGACCCGTACGCCGAACCCGCATGTCTCCTTCGGTGACGGCCCGCATGTCTGTCTGGGCGCGCACTTCGCCCGGCTGCAACTGCGGGTGCTGTACCGGGAGGCGCTGCGGACCCTGCCGGTACTGCGCGGCGCGGGCCCGCCCGTCCGGCTGGTGTCGAACTTCATCAACGGAATCAAGTCGCTGCCGGTCGAGGTGACTTGA